In one window of Streptobacillus ratti DNA:
- a CDS encoding IS30 family transposase — translation EGKSKVIMTLTERLSRINIVRLLDAKTNDNVIKEVEKIIKSNKYLIHSITSDNGSEFSNVKYITDLGIKWYFAHPYCSNERGSNENNNKMIRRFIPKGRSMNKLRKKDVKFIENFMNNYPRKIFNSSTSYEVYECLLNLV, via the coding sequence AGAGGGTAAATCTAAGGTGATAATGACTCTTACTGAGAGATTATCAAGAATTAATATTGTTCGTTTATTAGATGCTAAGACTAATGATAATGTTATTAAAGAGGTTGAAAAGATTATTAAAAGTAATAAATATTTAATTCATTCTATTACTTCTGATAATGGTTCTGAGTTTTCTAATGTTAAGTATATTACTGATTTAGGTATTAAGTGGTATTTTGCTCACCCTTATTGTTCTAATGAGAGGGGTAGTAATGAAAATAATAATAAGATGATTAGGAGATTTATTCCTAAGGGTAGGTCTATGAATAAATTAAGAAAAAAAGATGTTAAATTTATTGAAAATTTTATGAATAATTATCCTAGAAAAATTTTCAATTCTTCAACATCTTATGAAGTTTATGAATGTCTTTTAAATCTTGTTTAA
- the guaA gene encoding glutamine-hydrolyzing GMP synthase, with product MLKRKKIVVIDFGSQYSQIIARRIREMEVYCEMVREFDFNNLEDVIGIIFSGGPSSVYLENAPTIDKKVFELGIPILGICYGLQLITHLNEGKVEAAQEREFGRAVLQILEKENPLLVDVPMESNIWMSHNDHITEMAKGFRIIAKTDSSIAAIANNNNVYGLQFHPEVSHSEFGKKMIENFIFNICKAEKNFVITNFIEEKIKQIRETVGDKKVMLGLSGGVDSSVAAVLINKAIGDQLTCVFVDTGLLRYDEANRVYNYYKSNFNLNIVKVDAGDRFLSKLKGVDEPEAKRKIIGKEFVEVFNEEASKLKGGKDVEFLAQGTIYPDVIESQSVEGVSHTIKSHHNVGGLPEEMTFKLLEPLRELFKDEVRQVGKEMGMPESIVNRHPFPGPGLGIRVIGEVTKEKVKILQEADEIFIDELINDDLYHTVSQAFVTLLPVKTVGVMGDVRTYEYVAAIRSVDTIDFMTATWSKLPYEFLEKVSNKIVNKVSGINRVVYDISSKPASTIEWE from the coding sequence ATGTTAAAAAGAAAAAAAATAGTTGTTATTGATTTTGGTTCACAATATTCACAAATTATTGCAAGAAGAATAAGAGAAATGGAAGTATACTGTGAAATGGTTAGGGAATTTGATTTTAATAATTTAGAAGATGTTATAGGTATAATATTTTCTGGAGGACCAAGTTCAGTATATTTAGAAAATGCACCAACTATAGATAAGAAGGTATTTGAGTTAGGTATTCCTATACTTGGAATATGTTATGGGTTACAATTAATCACACATTTAAATGAGGGGAAAGTAGAGGCTGCACAAGAAAGAGAATTTGGTAGAGCAGTATTACAAATACTTGAAAAAGAAAATCCATTACTTGTTGATGTTCCTATGGAATCAAATATATGGATGAGTCATAATGACCATATTACTGAAATGGCTAAAGGATTTAGAATAATAGCTAAAACAGATTCATCTATTGCTGCTATAGCTAATAACAATAATGTATATGGATTGCAATTCCATCCAGAAGTATCGCATTCTGAATTTGGTAAAAAGATGATAGAAAACTTTATTTTTAATATTTGTAAAGCAGAAAAAAACTTTGTAATAACTAATTTTATAGAAGAAAAAATTAAGCAAATTAGAGAAACTGTAGGAGATAAAAAAGTTATGCTTGGGCTTTCTGGTGGAGTAGATTCATCAGTTGCAGCAGTATTGATTAATAAGGCTATAGGAGATCAGTTGACTTGTGTTTTTGTTGACACAGGACTTTTAAGATATGATGAAGCAAATAGAGTGTATAATTATTACAAATCTAATTTTAATTTAAATATCGTTAAAGTTGATGCAGGAGATAGATTTTTATCAAAATTAAAGGGTGTAGATGAACCTGAAGCTAAAAGGAAGATAATAGGTAAAGAATTTGTTGAAGTATTTAATGAAGAGGCATCTAAACTTAAAGGTGGGAAAGATGTTGAATTTTTAGCTCAGGGAACTATTTATCCAGATGTTATTGAATCACAATCTGTAGAGGGAGTTTCACACACTATTAAATCACACCATAATGTTGGTGGTCTTCCAGAAGAAATGACATTTAAATTACTTGAACCTTTAAGAGAGTTATTTAAAGATGAAGTAAGACAAGTAGGGAAAGAAATGGGTATGCCAGAAAGCATAGTTAATAGACATCCATTTCCAGGGCCAGGGCTTGGGATTAGGGTTATAGGAGAGGTTACTAAAGAGAAAGTTAAAATATTGCAAGAAGCAGATGAAATATTTATTGATGAATTAATTAATGATGATTTATATCATACAGTATCTCAAGCATTTGTAACATTATTACCAGTTAAAACAGTAGGAGTAATGGGAGATGTAAGAACATATGAATATGTGGCAGCTATAAGATCTGTAGATACAATAGATTTCATGACAGCTACTTGGTCAAAATTACCATATGAATTTTTAGAAAAAGTATCAAATAAGATAGTAAATAAGGTAAGTGGAATAAATAGAGTTGTTTATGATATTTCATCTAAGCCAGCGAGTACGATAGAGTGGGAGTAG